DNA from Campylobacter concisus:
AATTTATGCGTTAAAATGCTATAATCACAAAAAACAAAAAGGAAGAGAATGCCAAAATTGGACGAAGCCAAAGAGCGCTTGGGCATGCTAAAATTTTGGCTCGGAATTTTTGTTACAATATTGGTTGGTCTTATTAGTTGGATTTTTACACACTACAAAGACTATACTGATAATCTAGAATTTTATAGTGTTTGCATGTGTGCAGCTCTTTTATTGATTTTGATATTGCTTGGCAATGCAAAGTCTAAAAAGAGATAAAAGATTTAAAAAAATAAAGGATAAAAATGGGAATTTTTGTATCTATTCTTATGATAGCAAGTGTGATTTTGATCGGATATTCGGCTCTAAATTCTGTTGAAACTAATTAAGAGCTAAAATTTCATCTCTTTTAGCTTCATACATGCCTCTTCTTTGCCGTGATAGCAAGCCTCATCAAGATAAATTCTCGCTTTCTTATAGTCGTTTTTACCAAGATATATAAGCCCTAGATCGTAGCTAGCCTCGCTTGAGCCAAGGCTTGTGGCTTTTTCGTAAAAATATATCGCTTTTTCTAAATTTTTATTGACCCCAAGGCCATATTCGTAGATATATCCAGCGCTTCTAAGACCATCTATGTTGCCGTAACTGCCAGCTGTTTCAAACCAAAAAAGTGCCCTTAAGATATCCTTGCTAAAGCCTTTGCCGTCACGAAAACAAACGCCAGTTTGCTGCATGGCTAGGACATTGCCATCTTTTGCGTAGTCGTAAAATCTCTTGCAAGCCTTTGGGTAGTTGCCCTCGTTATATAAGTAGATAGCGTCTGCGATCTGCTCTACTTCAGGATCAAGTGGTGGCTCGCTAAGACCTAAATTTTGCGAAATTTGCTCTGCTGAACAGCCCCAAAATAGCAAAAAGCTAAATAGAAAAATGATAAATTTTTTCATATTTGTCCTTGAAAATTTAGGCGATTTTATCGAATTTTATCTTATAATGATCGCAAATTTAAGCAAAAAGGAACGATATGGATCATAACGCACTTTTGACACAGCTTGGCTACAACGTAGATGAAACGACCACTGAGCATATGCGTAGAATTTTAAACAACACTGACGGCCTTTTGCCAAAGAGTGTGATCGAGCTAAACGATCATCTAAAGCCGCACCTTTGCTTCGTAGCGATGAGTGGGAGCGAGGATAGGTTAAAGATAAAAAACGTTGCGACCGTCAAAGAGATAAAAGAGCGAGTTGATGAGATCATCAAAAGCTGGGCAAATAAATACAAAATGGATATCAAAAAGATAAACGAAACTACATACTACATAATAGGAAAAATTAAATGAAATATGACATTGTTATTATTGGATTTGGTAAGGCTGGCAAAACGCTAGCTGTAAAGGCTGCTGCGCTTGGCAAAAAGGTCGCGCTAATCGAGAGATCGCCAAAGATGTATGGAGGCACTTGCATAAACGTGGGCTGCATACCGACAAAACGCCTAATCACAGCTGCAAAAGAGGCGATATATGCAGACAATAGCGTTGAAAACGAGTATTACACGCTTAGCATCGAAAACAAAAATAAGCTAATCTCAGCTTTAAATTCTAAAAACTACGCGATGCTAAATGATAAAGAAAATATCGATGTGATCGATGGTGTTGGCTCATTTAAAGATAAAAATAGCGTCCTAGTTACAACCTCAAACGGCGAGCAAAAAGTCGTTGAAGGCGAGTTTATCATCATAAACACTGGCTCAAAAGAGGCGTATGCACCATTTGAGATAACAAACTCAAACGTCTTTTCAAGCAAAACTTTGCTCGATCTAAAAAATATGCCAAAGCATCTTGTCATCGTTGGCAGCGGATTTATCGGCATCGAGTTTGCATCGATGTTTGCAAATTTTGGCTCAAAAGTGACCATCGTTGGACGCTCACCACTTCTAAAAAACGAAGATGAAGATATAGCTAAAAGCGTAAAAGATGCGCTAAACGTGCAGGGCATCGAAATTTTAGAGGGCTGCGAGATAGAGAGCTTAAAATACAATGCGCTAAATTTCAAACAAGACGGTGAAGACAGGATCATCAAGGCAGATGCATTCTTAGTAGCGCTTGGCAGAGTGGCAAATTTAGATGATCTAAATTTAAAAGAAGCTGGCGCCGAGCTAAATGAAAAAGGCTTTATAAAGACAAATGAGCGCCTTCAAACAAATGTGTCAAACATCTACGCAGTGGGCGACGTGCGCGGCGGAGAGCTTTTTACTTACACTAGCTTGGATGACTTTAGGATAGTTTTTTCACAAATTTTTGGCGATAAAAAACGCACTACACAAAATAGAAGTATCCACGCAAATGTGCTATTTACCGACACTCCGCTAGCAAGAGTTGGCGTAAATGCAAAAGAAGCTAGCAAGCTTGGGCTAAATTTCAAGGAGCTAAAGCTTAGCATGGCGGCAGTACCAGGAGCAAAGGTGCTAAATCACGATGTGGGCATGCTAAAAGCGATCGTTGAAGCAAGTAGTGGCGAAATTTTGGGGGCGAGCTTTCACTGCATCTACGCAAATGAGATCATAAATGAGATCGCGATCGCTATGAATTTAAAAGCAGATGCAAATTTCTTTAAAAACCAAATTTTCACTCACCCAAGCATCAGCGAAGCCCTAAATGACTTGTTTGGACAATACTAAAAGGACAAAAATGAAAAAATATCTACTACTTTTAACTGCTCTATTTTTCACAGGCTGCTTAAATGTCATCGGCATCGGGGATACGCCAAAGCAAGATGACTCATGGCAGCAGCCAAAGGACGAAAAGGTGGTGCAAAACAAAGAGCAAATTTCAAAAAATGCTATTGATCTTTTAACACCAAAGTGCGAGAGCGGCGATGCTGAAGCGTGCAATGATTTGGGCGTAAATTTTGAGCTTATGAAAGAGTATGATAATGCCTATGCAAACTACAAAAAGGCTTGCGATGCGAAAGTGCAGCTTGCTTGCTCAAACCTTGGCACGCTCTATGAAAACGGTCTTGGCGTAAAAAAAGATCCAAAAAAAGCGGTCGAAATTTACAAAGATAGCTGCAACAGTGGCGGTGTGCAAGCTTGCTATCATCTAGGCAATGCCTACCGCAAGGGTGAGATCGTCAAACAAGACTACTACCTAGCGATGGAGGCCTACACAAACGCTTGCAACGCTGGAGATCTCCCAAGCTGCGCAAATATCGGTGCGATGTATGAGCTAGGGCTTGGCATGAACAAGGACGAAAAAAGAGCTTATGGAATTTACAAAGTCGCTTGCTTTCGCGGTCTAAACAAGGCGTGCCCGCAGATGAAAAGACTAGGCGCAAAGCTTGGCATGTAAGCAGGAAAATAAGTGAAAAAAGTTTTAAATTTTGGGCTTATCGTGGCTGCTAGCTTTATGCTAAGTGGTTGCTGGTCGTGGCAAAAGATGGTGAGCTTTGGCTTTTGGCAAAGTGATGAGGAGGCTAGGGCGGAGCGTCTTGAGCTTGAAAAAGAGAAGATGGTGCAAAACTGCGAGAGCGGAAATAGCATCGATTGCAACAATCTAGCTGTAAATTTTAGCAACGAAAAGGACTTCGTAAAGGCAAAAGGCTACTATGAAAAGGCTTGCAACGCTGGGCTTGCGACTGCTTGTTCAAATTTGGGTCAAATTTACGAGCAAGGGCTAGTCGATGAGCAAAAAGATATCGAAAAAGCTCTAAAGCTTTATAAACTAGCTTGCGATAGTGGCGACGGCGTTGGCTGCTACAACGAGGCTATGGGGCTAAAGTCCTACATCGAAAGCGAAAATTTAAAAACTCATAAGATAGATAGAACTAAGGCCGAGGCTAGAGTTTTAAAGCTTTTGGCAAAGAGCTGTGAGCTTGAGTATGCGCAGTCGTGCTTTTTGCTTGCAAAGCTAAGCGGCGATGAAACAAAGGCAGACGCACTTTACAAAAGAGCCTGCCAACTTGGCAAATGTGTGGATAAAAGGTAAGGGATAAATTTGCTTTTTAACTCATATATTTTTATATTTGCATTTTTGCCGCTTGTATTTTTTGTATATTTTTTTCTAAACAAAAAGAGACTAAGCACTCTTGCAAAAGCTTTTTTGGTGAGTGCTAGTTTATTTTTTTATGCTTATTGGAGCGTTTATTATCTGCCGATTTTGTTAGGAAGTATTGTTTTTAACTTCTTTGTTTCAAAATTTCTTGCAAAACATCAAAGCAAAGCTGTTTTGATTTTTGGTATAGTTTGCAACCTTGCTTTACTAGGATATTTTAAATATGCTGATTTTTTAATTTCAAATTTAAACGCTATAGCAAATACAAATTTGGGTCTACTTCATATCGCTTTGCCGCTTGCACTTAGTTTTGTCACATTTCAGCAAATAGCATATCTGGTGGATAGCTACAATAAGCAAACAAAAGAGAATAGTTTTTTAAACTACTGCCTTTTTATAACATTTTTCCCACAGCTTATTGCTGGTCCGATAGTGCATCACAAAGAGATGATGCCACAGTTTGCAAATAAATTTAATCTTATAAAAAACTATAAATTTATAGCCCTTGGGCTTTTTGTTTTTAGCATGGGGCTATTTAAGAAGAGTGTGGTTGCAGATACTTTTTCTATTTTTGCAAATGCTGGATTTGATGTGGAGAGAAATTTGACTTTTCTGCAAGCATGGGCGACATCGCTTTCATATACTTTTCAGCTTTATTTTGATTTTAGTGGTTATTGCGATATGGCAATAGGTCTTGCTCTGTTTTTTAACATAAGACTTCCTATAAATTTTAACTCCCCGTATAAGGCTTTAAATATTCAGGATTTTTGGCACAGGTGGCATATTACATTGTCGCGTTTTTTAAGGGACTACATCTATATCCCGCTTGGAGGTAATAGGGGGGGGCAGGGCCGCACTTATCTAAATTTGTTTTTGGTATTTTTAATAGGCGGTCTTTGGCATGGGGCTGCTTGGACATTTGTTGTTTGGGGTGCTTTGCATGGCTTTGCTATTGTCATTCACAGATGTTGGCAAAAGTTAAATTTTAAACTAAATAAAATCATTGCTTGGATCATTACCTTTAACTTTGTAAATTTTACATGGATATTTTTTAGGGCAAAAAGCTTTGAAGATGCTATGAAAGTGATCCGAGGGATGTTTTTTGGTGAGTTTAAAATAGATGTTAATTATCTTGAGATGTTTTTTATCGTTTTGGCTTTTTTGGTTGTTTTGCTTTTTAAAAACTCTATGCAGATAGCATTTGATAAAAAATTTAAATTTACTATCTGGCAAATATTTGCAACATCTTTCTTTTTATTTATATCAATTTTAGCAATTAGGCTTAATAATGCGAGCGAATTTTTATACTTTAGATTTTAAGAAAAAAATATTTCTATGCCTGTTTCTAGTAACATTTGCTATGGTTGGACTTGATATTGTGCTGTATTTTTTTTTAAATAATGGAGTGACAAGTAAGGTAAAATTTGATGATAATAAAATTTCAAAAGCTGAGCATTTTAAACTAAATAGCGAAAAACAAAAGGATATTGTTTTTGTTGGAAGTAGTAGAACTCTTCATCATATATCAACAAATATTTTTAGCAAAAATAATATTAGTATTTATAATTTTGGAGTATCTGGTAATTTTATTAGAGACTATCCATTTATTTCAAATGTCATCAAAAAAACTGGTACAAATGAGGTTGTTATTAGTATAGGTCCTAGTCATCTTTTTGACGACTATTCCAATAACGGATTTAAAATTTATACTACTGATGAATTTATTGCAAATTTTGGTACAGATAAAATGATCTTTTTAAAAACATTGCCTGATTTTTTTGCAAGAGTACATCTGTTTTTGAGATATTCTGAAGGTATATATAATAGGATAGTTGGGTTTTATGGGAAATTTGCTCCAGATAATAAAGCTAAATCAAGCAATTTTGAAGCTAAAAACACTTTTGATGTAAAAGCACATAGCGATTGTGATTTAATCAATATAAATGAGATAAATTCAAATGCTACAAAAAATAAAAAAATCATTGTTGCAAAATGTAGTAATGGAGATATTATTCTTTTTTCAGATGCGCTTCCAAGGGAAAATTATGGTAAGACGATCGAGTTAAAGGGGTTAAATCAAAACACTATAAAATATTTTCAAAATTATGTAATTGATCCACTTGTAAAAAGTGGTATAAAGGTTGTTGTTATATTAGAGCCTATGTTTGATGGCTCCACTATAAAGTATGATATAAATGAGATAATGCCAGCTATTAAAAATGCTAAGGTTATTGATCTTACAAATTTCAAATTTGATGATAATGAGCTATCAGATATGGGGCATCATTTAAACTATCTTGGTAGAAAAAGATATAGCGAGTTTTTGGTTAAACTTTATCTTACTGGTAAACTTTAAGTTCTTACTTCAATCCAAAAACTTTTATATTAAAAGTTGTGTGGATTTTATCGTTTTCACCCTTCATGACGATAGGAAATTCGGCTTTTATGATGCTGTCGTAGCTACTAAGCGCGTCTAAAAAGTCATAAAATTTTTGCGGGGTTTTAAGTGAGCTAGTGACATTTAGGTGGTATCTAAAGAACTTCTCAGTTGCGTTATTTTCACCTTCTTCTATCTTGCTAAGACTCACTTCGCTAAAAAATTGCGATGCGAAATTTATAAATTTATCCTTATCAAAAGCTGTATCATAAGCCAAGATGATAGCACCATCTTTTTGTCTTGTCGCCTCAAGTGCTTTAAATTTAGCTTCAAATTCATTTTTTACCTTCGTGTATGATGAGGTTTGCGAGTAGTTTTGCCTTGAGAGGCTTTTAAATTCTTTTATATTTGGCACGATAAAGCCAAATATCATAATGAAGCAAACTATGATAAAAGCAAATATAAAAAGTAAAAGCTTTACTGGGTCGATTTTTTCTAAGCTCGTATCTTTTTTACTCATTATATCCCTCAGAATTATCAATCTTATTTGTGCTTATAAAGCCGTACCAGCCGTTTTTGCTCTGATAAAAGCTAGTGTTTGACGTGGTGAAAATCGACCTTAGCGGCGACGCTAAAAGCTGGTTAAAGACATCTTTTGTTGGCGTTATACCGCGGATGATGAGTGAGTTTTTATCCATAAAGACCTCTTCAAGCGTGATGCTATCAGGCACAAGGTCAAAGAGGTTGTGCAAGCTTTGCTTTAGGATAGAATTTGACGTAAAGATGTCGTTTGCTGAGTCTATCTGCACGGCAAGTTTGGCTGAAATTTCATCCGTAGTGACTATCTTTTGGCTAAGCTCTTTTTGCTCATTTGCTAGAAATTCTATATTTTTCTTGGTTGAG
Protein-coding regions in this window:
- a CDS encoding tetratricopeptide repeat protein; its protein translation is MKKFIIFLFSFLLFWGCSAEQISQNLGLSEPPLDPEVEQIADAIYLYNEGNYPKACKRFYDYAKDGNVLAMQQTGVCFRDGKGFSKDILRALFWFETAGSYGNIDGLRSAGYIYEYGLGVNKNLEKAIYFYEKATSLGSSEASYDLGLIYLGKNDYKKARIYLDEACYHGKEEACMKLKEMKF
- a CDS encoding type II secretion system protein — encoded protein: MDHNALLTQLGYNVDETTTEHMRRILNNTDGLLPKSVIELNDHLKPHLCFVAMSGSEDRLKIKNVATVKEIKERVDEIIKSWANKYKMDIKKINETTYYIIGKIK
- a CDS encoding dihydrolipoyl dehydrogenase family protein, with product MKYDIVIIGFGKAGKTLAVKAAALGKKVALIERSPKMYGGTCINVGCIPTKRLITAAKEAIYADNSVENEYYTLSIENKNKLISALNSKNYAMLNDKENIDVIDGVGSFKDKNSVLVTTSNGEQKVVEGEFIIINTGSKEAYAPFEITNSNVFSSKTLLDLKNMPKHLVIVGSGFIGIEFASMFANFGSKVTIVGRSPLLKNEDEDIAKSVKDALNVQGIEILEGCEIESLKYNALNFKQDGEDRIIKADAFLVALGRVANLDDLNLKEAGAELNEKGFIKTNERLQTNVSNIYAVGDVRGGELFTYTSLDDFRIVFSQIFGDKKRTTQNRSIHANVLFTDTPLARVGVNAKEASKLGLNFKELKLSMAAVPGAKVLNHDVGMLKAIVEASSGEILGASFHCIYANEIINEIAIAMNLKADANFFKNQIFTHPSISEALNDLFGQY
- a CDS encoding tetratricopeptide repeat protein; the encoded protein is MKKYLLLLTALFFTGCLNVIGIGDTPKQDDSWQQPKDEKVVQNKEQISKNAIDLLTPKCESGDAEACNDLGVNFELMKEYDNAYANYKKACDAKVQLACSNLGTLYENGLGVKKDPKKAVEIYKDSCNSGGVQACYHLGNAYRKGEIVKQDYYLAMEAYTNACNAGDLPSCANIGAMYELGLGMNKDEKRAYGIYKVACFRGLNKACPQMKRLGAKLGM
- a CDS encoding tetratricopeptide repeat protein, giving the protein MKKVLNFGLIVAASFMLSGCWSWQKMVSFGFWQSDEEARAERLELEKEKMVQNCESGNSIDCNNLAVNFSNEKDFVKAKGYYEKACNAGLATACSNLGQIYEQGLVDEQKDIEKALKLYKLACDSGDGVGCYNEAMGLKSYIESENLKTHKIDRTKAEARVLKLLAKSCELEYAQSCFLLAKLSGDETKADALYKRACQLGKCVDKR
- a CDS encoding MBOAT family O-acyltransferase, producing the protein MLFNSYIFIFAFLPLVFFVYFFLNKKRLSTLAKAFLVSASLFFYAYWSVYYLPILLGSIVFNFFVSKFLAKHQSKAVLIFGIVCNLALLGYFKYADFLISNLNAIANTNLGLLHIALPLALSFVTFQQIAYLVDSYNKQTKENSFLNYCLFITFFPQLIAGPIVHHKEMMPQFANKFNLIKNYKFIALGLFVFSMGLFKKSVVADTFSIFANAGFDVERNLTFLQAWATSLSYTFQLYFDFSGYCDMAIGLALFFNIRLPINFNSPYKALNIQDFWHRWHITLSRFLRDYIYIPLGGNRGGQGRTYLNLFLVFLIGGLWHGAAWTFVVWGALHGFAIVIHRCWQKLNFKLNKIIAWIITFNFVNFTWIFFRAKSFEDAMKVIRGMFFGEFKIDVNYLEMFFIVLAFLVVLLFKNSMQIAFDKKFKFTIWQIFATSFFLFISILAIRLNNASEFLYFRF
- a CDS encoding membrane protein; the protein is MKFSFITPEPRPLLSIFSKLWLSLIGFVFVVLLVANFFIVYKNYSTKKNIEFLANEQKELSQKIVTTDEISAKLAVQIDSANDIFTSNSILKQSLHNLFDLVPDSITLEEVFMDKNSLIIRGITPTKDVFNQLLASPLRSIFTTSNTSFYQSKNGWYGFISTNKIDNSEGYNE